A region of the Helicobacteraceae bacterium genome:
GACCTAGCCGCGAAGCCGTCTATCTAGGCGGTTTAGAGCGCCTTACATACGCAAAACCGTCCATAAAACGGACGGTTTATGCGTTCGCCTCGTATCCCCCGTTGGGCTGATTTTGACGGATCGAAACCGCGAAGCCTCTATTGCAAAATACGGTTAATCTATCTAACCGCTCGAAAAACCAACCGAGTTTTAGTTCGCGAAATATAAAAGCCGCGTTAATAGACGCGAATTAACCTTGCGAAAAGGCTGGAAAGACGGCGAGCCGCATAGTCGTAAAGCGTTACGAAGCAAAGAGGGGTTTTGTCGATAGATAAACGGCGGGAGAGGGGGAAGGTAAGGCAATCTCCCGCACGTTCATATTAAATTCTACAAAAACAGCGTGGCGTTTTTGTGATTATTATAGTTTCGAGACGTTTTTGGATAGGTAATCCGCTACGCCTTTATGATCGGCTTTCATGCCCTCTTCGCCTTTATGCCAACCGGCGGGGCATACTTCGCCGTGTTCGTTGGTAAATAGCACGGCGTCAACGACTCGCAGGGTTTCATCTACGTTGCGCCCGATCGGCAGATCGTTAATCGTCGCGTGCCGAATCGCCTTGTCTTTCGCGTCGATAACGAAAGTGGCTCTAAAAGCGACCGCTCCCGGATGTTCAACGTCGTAAGCTCTAACGATGGCGTGATTAACGTCCGCCACGATCGGAAACTGCACTTGACCGATACCGCCGCTATTAACGGGGGTATTTTTCCACGCCCAATGAACATGTTCGCTGTCGATTGAAACGCCTATCACGTTAAAACCGCGCTCTCTGAACTCTTTGACGCGCTTGTCAAAAGCGATAATCTCGGACGGGCAGACGAACGTAAAATCCATAGGCCAGAAAAACAGAACCGCGCCTTTGGGTCCTATATTCTTATATAGCTCAAAATCCGCGATCTCGCCGGAAGGTAAAACGGCTTTCGCCGTAAAGTTGGGGGCTTGCGTTGTTACAAGCGACATGATAGTCTCCTTCAATAAATTTTAACGTTGGCAGCTTAGCAAAAAAGCTCTTAAATAATAATAATTATAAATTGAAGCGCGATCGCGCTTTGCAAAACGCCTTCGAATAACGGCGCGATATAGCGAGCCGCGCGTCTAACGCCGCCGATTAAAATCCGACGCTTTAGCGGTAACCTGCTTGAACGGGGCGGAAAGTTAATCGTCAAATTTAACGGCGGCGGCGGCAACCCACATTTTTCTACCGTCGATAAGAACCTGCGCCGCGTCGATTTTTAGCGACCAAATATAAACTCTCGCCTCAAGCGTCCTAAAACACCGCCCCATCGCCAAATAACTCGCCATAGAGGCGCGGTCGCTTTTCGCGGCGAATTCAAAGGTATCCCTTAGCCACGCCTCGCGCGAGCAGGCGAAGTGATCTTTGCGCAACCAAACGACCGCCGGCGATTCGGCGGCGGCGCAAATAAACGCCGAAAGCATACAGATTAGAAATATTTTTTTCATCGCGGCTCCTTGGCGCAGGTTTTGGCGGTTGGGACGCGTCGCAACGCTTTTAGGGAACTTCTCTTGACTCTCATCGCTAATCCTTTGCGTAAATGTTGGCGATCTCCTCTAGCTTTTCTCGCGTTTGCGGCGAATCGGGCAAACGCAAAACCTTATGCCTGCCCGCCTCGCCGCGCGCGATCGCTATAGCGCCTTTTGCGATCTTAAACGTTTTTGCCATAAAAGCGATTAACGCCGCGTTTGCCTTGCCGTTTTCAGGCGCGGCGTTGATTTTTACCGCTAATTCGCCGTTTCGAACGCCTACGATCATATCTTTTTGCGCGTTCGGCGTCGCCTTGATTTTAAGCTCGATCGCGCCGGAAACGTTAGCAAACATAATTTAACGCCGCCTCGAACGCCTCGCGATCGACCGCGCCTTTAATTTTAGGTTTTGGCGCGCTCAACGCCTGCCTTAACGATTCGGCAAGACGCTCGCTAGAGGAAAAAATCACGCCGCTAATCTCCGCAAACAACGCTTTTTGATGAAAGATATGCTCGCCCGTTACAATCTTGCAACCAAAATGCGCCGGTTCTATAGGATTATGCCCGCCTTTTGGCGCAAAAGCGCCGCCCAGCGCGACAATATCCGCGATCGCATAGAGATCGATCAGCAGTCCCATAGCGTCGATCAGCGTTACTTGCGCGTCGCCCAGCGCGTTTAAATCGCTAAATCTTTCAACGCTAAGATCGCTCTCTTTGGCGATCTCCGAAATCTCTCTCCACGCCGCGTTAAAGCGATCAAAGTGGCGCGGGACGATAAAGAGCCTCCCTCCAATCGCGCTCCTAATCCACGCGCGCAAAATAAGCGCCTCCTCCCCTTCGTGCGTGCTGGCGGCGACGACCGAAAGAACCGAAGGTTTAGAAAAACCGCGCGTCGTTTGCGGAATCTGCAAGAGCTTGATATTGCCTAACGTTAGAACGTTTTTCGCGCCAAGCGCGATCAGCCTATCGCGATCGGCGTCGCTTTGCGCGTAAATAAAATCGATCCGTCCAAATACCCGCTTATAAAACCAGCGCAGGCGATTGTATCTTTTAAGTCTGTTCGCGGGGATACGCGCGTTGATAAGCGCGGTTGTGGCGCCGCGTTTTTTAGCGTAGGCAAACAACGAGAACCATAGCTCCGCGTCGAAAACGATCAGCGCGTCTTGCCGCCTAATCCAAAGCGGCATAAAGTTTTCAAACGGCAAGACGCGAATCGACTCGCCGCGATATAGCCTATTCGCCTCTTCGTAGCCGGCTTTAGTAGTTACGGATATGCAAAATCGCTTGTTTTGCCGCCGAATATACTCCACAATCGGCGCGATCGCCCTAACCTCGCCGAAGCTCGCGCAGTGTATCCAGACCCCTTTTTTTGAAAACGGCGCGCTGAAACCGCCGAAAGGAAGCGCTCTTAATAGCAAAAACGATCGCGCCTTGCTTGAAACGGCGGCGGCGAACGCCAAAAACGGCAGGCTTAGCGCCCAAACGACCCACGCCGTCAATATATAAAAAAAGTTAAACATCGAGCGCTCTTTAGCGTCGGTTACGCCGCGTCTTTTTTATCTTCCGACTTTTCGTCCTCTTTGACGTAAAGAATGCAACCGCAACTTGGGCAAGTTACGATCTCTTGAGAGGCGATCACCTCGCTATAGACTTTATCGCTAATTTTCATAAAGCAACCGTAGCAGGCTTGTTTTTTAACGGGAACAACTACGCGATCGCCCGCCCAGCGACGGATTTTCGCGTAAAATCCA
Encoded here:
- a CDS encoding DUF167 domain-containing protein, encoding MFANVSGAIELKIKATPNAQKDMIVGVRNGELAVKINAAPENGKANAALIAFMAKTFKIAKGAIAIARGEAGRHKVLRLPDSPQTREKLEEIANIYAKD
- a CDS encoding 3-deoxy-D-manno-octulosonic acid transferase, yielding MFNFFYILTAWVVWALSLPFLAFAAAVSSKARSFLLLRALPFGGFSAPFSKKGVWIHCASFGEVRAIAPIVEYIRRQNKRFCISVTTKAGYEEANRLYRGESIRVLPFENFMPLWIRRQDALIVFDAELWFSLFAYAKKRGATTALINARIPANRLKRYNRLRWFYKRVFGRIDFIYAQSDADRDRLIALGAKNVLTLGNIKLLQIPQTTRGFSKPSVLSVVAASTHEGEEALILRAWIRSAIGGRLFIVPRHFDRFNAAWREISEIAKESDLSVERFSDLNALGDAQVTLIDAMGLLIDLYAIADIVALGGAFAPKGGHNPIEPAHFGCKIVTGEHIFHQKALFAEISGVIFSSSERLAESLRQALSAPKPKIKGAVDREAFEAALNYVC
- a CDS encoding peroxiredoxin: MSLVTTQAPNFTAKAVLPSGEIADFELYKNIGPKGAVLFFWPMDFTFVCPSEIIAFDKRVKEFRERGFNVIGVSIDSEHVHWAWKNTPVNSGGIGQVQFPIVADVNHAIVRAYDVEHPGAVAFRATFVIDAKDKAIRHATINDLPIGRNVDETLRVVDAVLFTNEHGEVCPAGWHKGEEGMKADHKGVADYLSKNVSKL